Proteins encoded within one genomic window of Falsibacillus pallidus:
- a CDS encoding amino acid ABC transporter permease translates to MDLIKEAYTMPNLIFLGKGVLMTLLLAFTAIVASFIIGAFLAIFRYSKTPIIGKVSFAYVEIVRNTPLILILFFTFFGLPELGIDVTLFWKLAIALIIFEISQLSEIVRSGLNSIEKGQIEAARSQGLTYIQTLIYIIMPQAFKRMIPAIVGQFITIVKDTSYTSMFGLLEILNSAKIIWNQDFDFIFPIIILVAVIYFVINFSLSTLSIRLERRLG, encoded by the coding sequence ATGGATTTAATTAAAGAGGCATATACAATGCCAAACCTGATATTTTTAGGAAAAGGGGTTTTGATGACCCTTTTGCTTGCATTCACCGCTATTGTAGCAAGTTTTATCATCGGTGCATTCTTAGCTATATTCCGCTACAGCAAAACGCCGATCATTGGGAAGGTTTCCTTTGCCTATGTTGAGATAGTGAGAAATACACCATTGATTTTGATCTTATTTTTTACGTTCTTTGGTTTGCCTGAACTCGGAATAGACGTAACCCTGTTTTGGAAATTGGCCATCGCACTCATCATTTTTGAAATCAGTCAGCTTTCAGAAATTGTAAGAAGCGGTTTGAATTCAATTGAGAAAGGTCAGATTGAAGCTGCACGTTCACAGGGCCTGACATATATTCAAACACTGATATATATCATTATGCCGCAGGCCTTTAAGCGGATGATCCCAGCTATCGTCGGGCAGTTCATAACAATCGTCAAGGACACGTCCTATACGTCCATGTTCGGACTGCTTGAGATATTGAATTCAGCCAAAATTATTTGGAATCAGGATTTTGATTTTATCTTTCCGATCATCATCCTAGTAGCCGTTATTTATTTCGTTATAAACTTTTCTCTTTCAACCCTCAGCATTCGGTTGGAAAGAAGGTTGGGATGA
- a CDS encoding APC family permease: MNSPSTKKLGVLGLSIISVNTILGLKNIPYAATVGPSAILFWVIAALLYFIPLSLIIAELATSYPEQGGVSAWVNRAFGQRASFLSSWFYWVANFTYYPSLLLGITVNISYAINQPMIIENTWLRTIIALTIFWIVTLLTLRGTKMSEKLAAIGTPIGLVVPVILIFGFGAYSIFSGNPSATEFTAKTITPNSLSLDTIMFLSTLMFAFAGMEMLGTIAGDVKNPQKTFPKAIGITSAIIAVVYILGTIAFQFVVNIKPDQTATALYLFADKATADFHLPFQLSQVLGICFVISIVGALSFLILNPSVMFYESGKNVLPKMLTKTNKANMPSNLILWQSAGVSVILLFSGFIPTISSALNMLTFMATLAFFIPYVYLILAYIKLRRTDKTTIRPFKIKSIIMANVVAGAALFSVIGTIALTLIPAPHTTISEYAPLVVGPILFAGLGLWFYQLGTKETRTQLKKAS; this comes from the coding sequence ATGAATTCTCCATCTACAAAAAAGCTTGGTGTATTGGGACTATCCATCATCAGCGTCAATACAATATTAGGTTTAAAGAATATTCCTTATGCAGCGACAGTCGGTCCATCTGCCATTCTATTTTGGGTCATCGCGGCACTGCTTTATTTCATCCCCCTCAGCTTGATCATCGCGGAGCTTGCAACAAGCTATCCGGAACAAGGCGGCGTCAGCGCGTGGGTCAATCGGGCATTCGGACAAAGAGCGAGCTTTTTAAGCAGCTGGTTCTATTGGGTAGCGAATTTCACCTACTACCCATCATTGCTGCTTGGCATCACGGTCAATATTTCGTATGCCATCAACCAGCCTATGATCATTGAAAATACTTGGCTTAGAACCATCATTGCCTTGACGATTTTCTGGATCGTTACATTACTGACACTCCGGGGAACAAAAATGAGTGAAAAGCTGGCGGCCATCGGAACACCGATCGGGCTGGTGGTGCCGGTTATCCTTATCTTTGGATTCGGTGCATACAGCATCTTCAGCGGAAACCCTTCCGCAACGGAATTTACCGCAAAAACGATTACGCCAAACAGTTTATCCCTTGATACCATCATGTTTTTATCCACATTGATGTTTGCCTTTGCAGGGATGGAGATGCTTGGAACGATTGCCGGAGACGTGAAAAATCCGCAGAAAACTTTCCCGAAAGCAATTGGAATCACTTCTGCCATCATAGCTGTCGTTTATATCCTTGGAACAATCGCTTTCCAATTTGTCGTGAATATCAAGCCTGACCAAACGGCAACCGCTTTGTACTTGTTCGCGGATAAAGCAACAGCTGATTTTCATTTACCATTTCAATTATCTCAAGTTTTAGGCATCTGTTTTGTCATTTCCATCGTTGGCGCATTATCTTTTCTTATTCTGAATCCAAGCGTCATGTTCTATGAAAGCGGCAAGAACGTCCTGCCGAAAATGTTGACCAAAACAAATAAAGCCAACATGCCATCCAACTTAATCTTATGGCAGTCAGCCGGCGTGTCTGTGATTCTATTATTCTCAGGTTTCATTCCGACCATTTCTAGTGCACTGAATATGCTGACATTCATGGCAACATTAGCTTTCTTCATTCCATATGTATATCTGATCCTTGCCTATATCAAATTACGCAGGACAGACAAAACTACTATACGTCCATTTAAAATCAAGAGCATCATCATGGCGAATGTCGTGGCTGGAGCCGCACTGTTTTCCGTCATCGGAACGATAGCTTTGACCTTGATCCCTGCCCCGCATACAACCATTTCAGAATATGCACCACTTGTTGTCGGTCCTATTCTATTCGCAGGATTGGGACTGTGGTTCTATCAGCTCGGGACAAAAGAAACACGCACACAATTGAAAAAGGCAAGTTAA
- a CDS encoding 2OG-Fe(II) oxygenase, with protein MSILTKEPTIFNHVGNKIKTDDREINIIARFEEPLVVVLGNVLSHEECDELIQLSKEKMDRSKIGSGRDVNELRTSSSTFLPENESDVVERVEKRVSQIMNIPFEHGEGLQILNYQIGQEYKAHFDFFSKPVSNPRISTFVMYLNDVEEGGETYFPSLKLSVSPQKGMAVYFEYFYDNQELNDLTLHGGAPVIKGDKWAATQWMRRKRYK; from the coding sequence TTGAGCATACTTACGAAAGAACCTACTATTTTTAACCACGTTGGGAATAAGATCAAAACGGATGACCGTGAGATTAATATTATTGCTAGATTTGAAGAGCCGCTGGTCGTCGTTCTTGGAAACGTATTAAGCCATGAAGAATGCGATGAGCTGATTCAATTATCCAAGGAAAAAATGGACCGCTCCAAGATCGGATCCGGGCGCGATGTAAATGAACTTAGAACGAGCAGCAGCACCTTCCTTCCGGAAAATGAAAGTGATGTCGTCGAAAGAGTTGAAAAGAGAGTGTCTCAAATCATGAACATTCCTTTCGAACATGGGGAAGGGCTTCAAATCCTTAACTACCAAATTGGCCAGGAATACAAAGCACACTTTGATTTCTTTTCCAAACCTGTCAGCAACCCAAGGATCAGTACATTCGTCATGTACCTGAATGATGTGGAAGAAGGCGGGGAAACGTATTTTCCAAGCCTGAAACTCTCCGTCTCACCTCAAAAAGGAATGGCCGTGTACTTCGAATACTTCTACGATAATCAGGAATTAAACGACCTTACCCTGCACGGCGGAGCACCCGTTATCAAAGGAGATAAGTGGGCTGCCACTCAGTGGATGAGGAGAAAAAGATATAAGTAA
- a CDS encoding transporter substrate-binding domain-containing protein — protein MLVMLLSVGIVLAACGGKESSNSNSNASKLDQIKDRGKLVAGVKYDVNLFGLKDPKSGDVKGYDIDLMKALAKHIFGKDKKIDDILELKQVNSKTRMELVSSGDIDLASATATITEEREQTVDFGNVYFIAGQSLLVPKDSKIKSVDDLGKDTVVISVKGSTSEQNIKEAAPDAKVTLFDDYAQAFTALKSGKGDVLTTDNAILMGMHKQDPDYVLTGGLFTDEPYGMIFNQDDDEFREYVNDFLNDMKESGELAKIYKKWFGEEPPEDILKENTMLK, from the coding sequence ATGCTGGTCATGCTGCTTAGTGTTGGAATTGTTTTGGCTGCTTGCGGCGGCAAAGAAAGCAGCAATTCAAACAGTAATGCAAGCAAATTGGATCAAATTAAAGACAGAGGGAAGCTGGTAGCAGGCGTCAAATATGACGTCAATCTATTCGGTCTAAAAGATCCTAAATCCGGGGATGTAAAGGGATATGACATCGATTTAATGAAAGCACTGGCCAAACATATCTTCGGGAAAGACAAAAAAATTGATGATATCCTGGAGCTTAAACAAGTAAACTCCAAGACCCGCATGGAACTTGTATCAAGCGGCGACATCGATCTTGCATCTGCAACAGCGACAATAACAGAAGAGCGTGAGCAGACAGTCGATTTCGGAAATGTGTACTTCATTGCTGGGCAGTCCCTGCTGGTTCCGAAAGACAGTAAAATTAAAAGTGTAGATGATTTAGGCAAAGATACAGTCGTTATTTCCGTTAAGGGTTCAACAAGTGAACAAAACATCAAAGAGGCAGCTCCTGACGCCAAAGTGACTTTATTTGATGATTATGCACAAGCTTTCACAGCATTGAAATCAGGAAAAGGCGATGTACTGACAACAGATAATGCCATCCTTATGGGAATGCATAAGCAGGATCCTGATTACGTTTTGACAGGCGGTCTGTTCACAGACGAACCGTATGGAATGATTTTCAATCAGGATGATGATGAATTCAGGGAATATGTGAACGATTTCCTTAATGACATGAAGGAATCAGGTGAACTAGCCAAAATCTATAAAAAGTGGTTTGGCGAGGAGCCGCCTGAAGATATCCTAAAAGAAAACACTATGCTGAAATAA
- a CDS encoding diacylglycerol kinase, which translates to MKRARIIYNPTSGREIFKKNLAEVLLRLEQAGYETSCHATTCEGDASEAARIAVERKYDLVIAAGGDGTINEVVNGLAEQEFRPKLGIIPVGTTNDFARALHIPRDIMAAVDIIVKGDRIPIDIGRVNDRYFINIAGGGRLTELTYEVPSKLKTMLGQLAYYLKGMEMLPSIRAAEVSIEYDGKLFEGEVMLFLVGLTNSVGGFERLAPDASINDGLFSLLVLKKTNLAEFIRIASLAIRGEHVNDPNVIYTQANHIKVQSTEKMQLNIDGELGGLLPAEFENLYRHLEVYVPIDAIRPEDRPDR; encoded by the coding sequence ATGAAAAGAGCAAGAATAATATATAATCCTACTTCCGGACGGGAAATATTCAAGAAGAATTTGGCGGAAGTCCTGTTGAGACTGGAGCAGGCCGGCTATGAAACCTCCTGTCATGCGACGACCTGTGAGGGCGATGCTTCTGAAGCGGCGCGCATTGCGGTTGAAAGAAAATACGACCTTGTCATTGCTGCAGGCGGGGACGGGACCATTAATGAAGTTGTCAATGGCTTGGCAGAGCAGGAATTCCGTCCTAAATTAGGGATCATTCCGGTAGGGACAACGAATGACTTTGCGCGTGCATTACATATACCGAGAGATATCATGGCCGCTGTAGATATCATCGTGAAAGGCGACAGAATTCCGATTGATATCGGAAGGGTGAACGACCGCTATTTCATCAATATTGCCGGTGGGGGACGCTTGACTGAGTTGACATACGAAGTTCCAAGCAAGCTCAAAACCATGCTTGGCCAGTTGGCTTATTATTTAAAGGGCATGGAAATGCTGCCTTCGATCCGAGCTGCTGAAGTGTCTATTGAATATGACGGAAAGTTGTTTGAAGGGGAAGTCATGCTGTTTTTAGTCGGGTTGACCAATTCAGTCGGAGGATTCGAGAGGCTTGCACCGGATGCTTCCATCAATGATGGATTGTTCTCCCTGCTCGTTTTAAAGAAGACGAATCTGGCAGAATTCATCCGTATTGCATCTCTGGCCATCCGCGGAGAGCACGTCAATGATCCCAATGTCATTTACACGCAGGCCAATCATATTAAGGTGCAGTCCACTGAAAAGATGCAGCTGAATATTGACGGAGAATTAGGAGGGCTTTTGCCGGCAGAATTCGAAAATCTGTACAGGCATCTTGAAGTATATGTACCGATTGATGCGATCCGCCCGGAAGATCGTCCGGATAGATAA
- a CDS encoding amino acid ABC transporter ATP-binding protein, with protein MIHFNGVNKWYGENHVLKNINLNIKNGEVVVVIGPSGSGKSTLIRCINGLEGYKDGEIMVNDRNLSDKKLNLNDLRKDISMVFQHFNLYPHMSVIDNVTFAPRKVLKMTKEKAEEDAKHYLAKVGILEKAHFRPTQLSGGQQQRVAIARGLAMKPKILLFDEPTSALDPEMINEVLEVMKLLAKEGSTMVVVTHEMGFAREVADRVIFMDEGQIVEENTPNEFFTNPREERARNFLSKIL; from the coding sequence ATGATTCATTTTAATGGCGTCAATAAATGGTATGGCGAGAATCACGTGCTGAAAAATATCAATTTGAACATAAAAAATGGAGAGGTTGTAGTGGTGATTGGACCAAGCGGCTCGGGCAAAAGTACGCTGATCCGCTGCATCAATGGACTTGAGGGATATAAAGATGGCGAAATCATGGTCAATGACCGGAACCTCAGCGATAAGAAATTGAACTTGAATGATCTCCGTAAAGACATCAGCATGGTTTTTCAGCATTTCAATCTTTACCCACATATGAGTGTCATTGATAATGTCACATTTGCACCTCGCAAAGTGTTGAAAATGACCAAAGAAAAGGCAGAAGAAGATGCTAAGCATTATCTTGCCAAAGTCGGGATCTTAGAAAAAGCCCATTTCCGTCCAACCCAATTGTCGGGTGGTCAGCAGCAGCGTGTAGCAATAGCCCGCGGCCTTGCCATGAAGCCGAAGATTCTTTTATTTGACGAACCGACTTCAGCACTTGATCCGGAAATGATCAATGAAGTACTTGAAGTTATGAAACTGTTGGCTAAAGAAGGATCGACTATGGTCGTGGTGACTCATGAAATGGGATTTGCCCGTGAAGTTGCAGACCGTGTGATTTTCATGGATGAAGGCCAGATAGTGGAAGAAAACACACCGAATGAATTCTTTACGAATCCTAGGGAAGAAAGGGCTAGAAACTTTTTAAGCAAGATCTTATAA
- a CDS encoding amino acid ABC transporter permease: MDAQSFATVFSHIDEYWSGFFRTLITSLAALVMSFILGFTIASLRVSGVKPLAFCARWYVEFLRNTPLLVQIFFLYYALPQLHIGFLNLSGFQAGMLGLTFYTAAYIAEIVRAGIQSVPKGQMEAARSSGLSYYQAMVFIILPQAFRIVIPPLGSQFINLVKNSAVLTFFAGYDLMYVADSLQGSTGQVFPVYILAGVFYLILTIPLSILVNFLERKLLV, encoded by the coding sequence ATGGATGCTCAAAGCTTTGCAACCGTATTTTCCCACATTGATGAATACTGGTCAGGTTTCTTTCGTACTCTCATTACGAGTTTGGCAGCCCTTGTCATGAGTTTTATCCTGGGATTCACCATTGCTTCGCTGCGGGTTTCAGGAGTAAAGCCGCTAGCTTTTTGTGCAAGGTGGTATGTCGAATTTTTGAGAAATACCCCGCTGCTGGTTCAGATTTTCTTCTTATACTATGCATTGCCGCAGCTTCATATCGGATTCCTGAATCTATCAGGATTTCAGGCGGGAATGCTAGGATTGACGTTTTATACAGCCGCATACATAGCTGAAATCGTCCGTGCGGGCATACAATCTGTTCCTAAAGGGCAGATGGAGGCAGCTCGATCCTCAGGGCTTTCCTATTATCAAGCCATGGTATTCATTATACTTCCACAGGCTTTCCGCATCGTGATTCCGCCATTAGGATCGCAATTTATTAATCTGGTAAAAAACTCAGCCGTTCTCACCTTCTTTGCCGGATATGATTTGATGTATGTTGCAGATTCACTTCAAGGGAGTACGGGGCAAGTTTTTCCGGTCTATATCCTTGCAGGGGTCTTTTACTTGATCCTGACGATTCCATTAAGTATACTCGTCAATTTCCTTGAAAGAAAACTGCTTGTTTAA
- the rlmD gene encoding 23S rRNA (uracil(1939)-C(5))-methyltransferase RlmD gives MSKKGKAPVEKNEYYDVVFKDLTHDGNGVAKIDGYPVFVPNALPGEEAKVKIVKPSKGYGFGRVAERYTDSPKRQEPPCPIYRECGGCQIQHYSYEGQLEAKTKHVRDVLQRIGKLPEVPVHDALGMEKPWYYRNKAQVPVGEKNGELVAGFYQKRSHEIIDMDTCIIQQKENDQAIQIVKDILKKYKVRAYDEEKHKGSIRHIMTRVGRKTGEVMVVLVTRTADLAHKEEIVQEIKERVNGLKSVVQNVNSKRTNVIFGNQTTVLWGEEFIYDYIGDVKFAISARSFYQVNPVQTKVLYDKALEYAELNGDETVIDAYCGIGTISLFLAQKAKKVLGVEIVPQAIEDAKRNAELNGFDNVDFAVGEAEKVIPSWYKEGISADVLVVDPPRKGCDEALLNTIIQMKPKKVVYVSCNPATLARDLRVLEDGGYQTLEVQPVDMFPQTMHVECVALLTLG, from the coding sequence ATGAGCAAAAAAGGGAAAGCCCCCGTAGAGAAAAATGAATATTATGATGTTGTTTTTAAGGATTTGACGCACGACGGGAATGGTGTGGCCAAAATTGACGGCTACCCTGTTTTTGTCCCGAATGCCCTTCCCGGTGAAGAGGCAAAAGTGAAAATCGTGAAGCCGAGCAAAGGGTACGGATTCGGCCGTGTTGCTGAGCGGTATACGGACAGCCCCAAAAGACAGGAGCCGCCATGTCCGATTTATAGAGAATGCGGCGGATGCCAAATTCAACATTATTCATATGAAGGACAGCTGGAAGCGAAAACCAAGCATGTGAGAGACGTCCTGCAGAGGATCGGCAAGCTCCCTGAGGTACCCGTCCATGACGCCCTTGGGATGGAGAAACCTTGGTACTACCGCAACAAAGCACAGGTCCCTGTGGGAGAAAAGAACGGAGAACTTGTTGCAGGTTTCTATCAGAAGCGAAGCCACGAAATCATTGATATGGACACTTGCATCATTCAGCAAAAGGAAAACGACCAAGCGATCCAAATCGTGAAGGATATTTTGAAGAAATATAAAGTGCGTGCCTATGATGAAGAGAAGCATAAAGGGTCGATCCGCCATATCATGACACGGGTGGGCCGTAAAACAGGTGAAGTGATGGTGGTCCTTGTGACAAGGACCGCGGACCTGGCGCATAAAGAAGAGATCGTTCAAGAGATAAAAGAGCGAGTCAATGGATTGAAATCTGTTGTTCAAAATGTCAATTCTAAAAGGACCAACGTCATCTTTGGCAATCAAACAACGGTCCTCTGGGGAGAAGAATTCATCTACGATTATATCGGGGATGTGAAATTCGCCATCTCTGCCCGCTCGTTCTATCAGGTAAACCCGGTCCAGACCAAGGTGCTTTATGATAAAGCATTGGAATATGCCGAGTTGAATGGGGATGAAACCGTCATTGATGCGTATTGTGGTATCGGGACGATCTCGCTGTTCCTAGCTCAAAAAGCCAAAAAAGTGCTCGGAGTGGAAATTGTCCCGCAGGCCATTGAAGATGCGAAGCGCAATGCAGAATTAAACGGCTTCGACAATGTGGATTTTGCTGTCGGAGAAGCGGAGAAAGTCATCCCTTCCTGGTATAAAGAAGGGATCAGCGCTGATGTGCTCGTAGTTGATCCGCCAAGGAAAGGCTGCGATGAAGCATTGTTGAACACAATCATCCAAATGAAGCCAAAGAAAGTCGTCTACGTGTCGTGCAACCCGGCAACCCTAGCACGGGATTTAAGGGTTCTCGAGGACGGCGGCTACCAGACGCTTGAAGTGCAGCCGGTGGATATGTTCCCGCAGACGATGCATGTGGAATGTGTGGCATTGCTCACGCTTGGATAA
- a CDS encoding RNA polymerase sigma factor, giving the protein MDQALIEQVLTGNEEAFRIIIEHCSSHVFQTVNGILRNQKDTEDAVQEVFVKIYTSLPDYNHQGFKTWITRIAVNHAIDIKRKHQRKKEDLEDDMNAGQFEKVQSESIESYILRKEKNRIIKKRIEELPENYREVVQGFYIQEKSCTQLAKEMDLQEKTIEMKLYRARKWIRNHWKEDDFS; this is encoded by the coding sequence TTGGATCAAGCACTGATTGAACAGGTGCTGACAGGGAATGAGGAAGCCTTCCGGATAATCATTGAGCATTGCAGTTCCCACGTATTCCAGACAGTAAATGGGATACTGCGAAATCAGAAGGACACGGAAGATGCGGTACAAGAAGTGTTTGTGAAAATCTATACATCCCTTCCTGACTATAATCATCAAGGATTCAAGACCTGGATCACGAGAATCGCTGTCAATCATGCCATAGATATCAAACGGAAGCATCAAAGGAAGAAAGAGGATCTGGAAGACGATATGAATGCAGGACAATTTGAGAAGGTGCAGTCGGAAAGCATTGAATCGTATATTCTCCGCAAAGAGAAAAACCGCATCATAAAGAAGAGGATCGAAGAACTTCCAGAAAATTATCGAGAGGTTGTCCAAGGGTTTTACATACAGGAAAAATCCTGCACCCAGCTGGCAAAGGAGATGGATCTGCAGGAAAAAACAATTGAAATGAAGCTGTACAGGGCGAGGAAGTGGATCAGAAACCATTGGAAGGAGGATGACTTCTCATGA
- a CDS encoding FTR1 family iron permease, translating to MLSSLFLSFREGLEAALVIGIILVQLAKLNKSSLSKAVYIGALAGLAVSAVGGVIGFNEAQELEEAGEEIFEGIMMLVAAGLIAYFILWLHKSKQVSSSVLSQVEKRTSWIGLFVLSFLSVLREGIELVIFNMTQIAENSGMVAFGSILGIALAVLLAIIVFKTTLKYNLGIIFKALGIILILIGGELFAEGLVKLIEGGGELLETIGMIVFIVPSLYIFLKDDFKRFQNRDKQNSKPKTS from the coding sequence ATGTTGTCGAGTCTGTTTTTATCATTTCGCGAAGGACTGGAAGCTGCGCTGGTCATTGGAATCATATTGGTTCAACTGGCTAAACTCAATAAATCTTCCCTGTCCAAAGCTGTTTACATAGGTGCATTGGCCGGGTTGGCTGTCAGTGCTGTCGGCGGTGTGATTGGTTTTAATGAAGCACAGGAGCTTGAAGAAGCAGGGGAGGAAATCTTTGAAGGAATCATGATGCTAGTGGCAGCTGGATTAATTGCCTACTTCATTCTTTGGCTCCATAAAAGCAAGCAGGTTTCCTCGAGCGTTCTTTCTCAAGTTGAGAAGCGCACAAGCTGGATTGGGTTATTTGTCCTCTCGTTTCTTTCTGTATTGCGGGAAGGCATTGAACTTGTCATCTTCAATATGACTCAAATAGCAGAGAACTCAGGTATGGTTGCATTTGGAAGCATCTTAGGCATTGCCTTAGCGGTCTTATTGGCCATTATTGTTTTCAAGACCACCCTTAAATACAACCTGGGCATCATTTTTAAAGCCCTAGGCATAATATTGATCCTGATTGGCGGAGAGCTTTTCGCTGAAGGACTGGTAAAATTGATTGAGGGCGGAGGAGAACTTTTAGAAACAATCGGCATGATCGTATTTATCGTCCCTTCCCTTTATATTTTCCTTAAAGATGATTTTAAGAGATTCCAAAATCGAGACAAACAAAATAGCAAACCAAAGACGAGTTAA
- a CDS encoding nucleoside hydrolase: MFTDPGIDDSIAIMYALLHPGIKLVGIVSSYGNMSKKDATKNIAYLLHLAGKTDIPLIGGATRPLSGKIPKYYPEIHGEEGLGPISPPDYIKGDLLNFSQVFDIIEKHPDLTIVDVGRSTSLATAIVLSSEQIGKIKQFHIMGGAFLTPGNVTEYAEANFYGDPIAVNLFLANYKNITIVPLNATNKGIITKEIAQYIVQNANNQLVSILQPIIDYYIDAYKKLVPGIQGAPLHDVVTLFLLMNPGMGSSISRDVNIERDDKSRGQSIADFRPKSQPSKNNINIYMDLNYSKFVEDFIQVMIGRNIGKK; the protein is encoded by the coding sequence ATGTTTACAGACCCGGGTATAGATGATTCGATTGCCATTATGTACGCACTTCTTCATCCAGGCATAAAGCTAGTTGGAATCGTCTCAAGCTATGGGAATATGAGCAAAAAAGATGCAACCAAAAATATAGCCTACCTCCTGCATTTGGCGGGAAAAACCGATATCCCCCTCATTGGCGGCGCGACAAGGCCTTTAAGCGGGAAAATCCCAAAATACTATCCTGAAATTCATGGAGAAGAAGGACTTGGCCCTATCTCTCCACCTGACTATATAAAAGGAGATCTGCTCAATTTCAGCCAGGTTTTTGACATAATCGAAAAGCATCCAGACCTGACCATTGTAGATGTGGGAAGGAGCACCTCCCTTGCCACTGCAATTGTATTGAGCAGCGAGCAGATCGGGAAAATAAAGCAATTTCATATTATGGGCGGCGCGTTCTTGACCCCGGGAAATGTGACAGAGTATGCTGAAGCAAATTTCTATGGAGACCCCATCGCCGTCAATTTGTTCTTAGCGAACTATAAGAACATCACCATCGTGCCCCTCAATGCGACGAATAAAGGAATCATCACAAAAGAGATTGCCCAATACATTGTTCAAAATGCCAATAATCAGTTAGTGTCCATCCTCCAGCCCATCATCGACTACTATATAGATGCATACAAAAAGCTGGTTCCAGGCATCCAAGGGGCTCCTTTGCATGATGTGGTGACTTTGTTTTTACTCATGAATCCCGGGATGGGCAGTAGCATTTCAAGAGATGTGAATATTGAACGGGATGATAAAAGCCGCGGGCAGAGCATCGCCGATTTCCGTCCGAAATCCCAGCCTTCCAAAAATAACATCAATATTTATATGGATTTGAATTACAGCAAATTTGTAGAGGATTTTATTCAGGTGATGATCGGAAGGAATATAGGAAAGAAATAA